The DNA window tttgttttgatggtGGTAGTCTTGTTCTCTGTGATCGTCGGTGAGCttgtcaattttgatttttttttcctgtttggttTTATACAAAATTTGAACTTGAAGTTTTAGTcgagaaaggagaaaaaagtttGGTTTTCATCTAATGTgttagattttgttttgatttaggtgataaaaatagaaagtttGCGAGGTTAGGGACTAAATggtggtttagggtttttaatatTTGTGCGGGTTTGGTTCAGTGATTGGCTTGGTTTACTTGTTTTTGGTTTATACGCAGGGGTTGTCCGAAGGCATACCATCCGGCTTGTATCAAAAGGGACGAGGCATTCTTTCGATCAAAGGCTAAATGGAATTGCGGTATGTTTTAGCAAATGTAGCGAGTTTGTTCTGAATTCACGTCTCTTGTTTTTGAAAGTTTGTTCTTGTGTTAACGCACGTTGCATTAATTTATGGAAATCAATATTATCGAAGTGCAAAGTATGGGGCAGTGTGTGTGGCCAGTGTGGGGCTAATCCCTTTTCAGTTAAGGCGGTTTTCTAAGTTTTTGATGTAGTATGCTCGCTTGCAAGCAAGGTTCTACAAtaaaataactcttttttttttttaattgaatcagcTATCTTAGGTTAGTAAACTTATTTGGTTTACcttttttttggtaagaaaGTAGTCCTACCATGAAATTCATACCCTCTTCAAGTAAAGCCATTGCACCAGCCAGTTCACCTTGTAGACAGAGGAGATATAGAAAGAGTGCGTCACGCTATTTAGCGGGATGTGGTTTTAGATCTAGATGTGGACTTAATTTTGCATGTGCATGTGATGTGCGGGTTTTTATTGGCAGGAATGGTGTTTTAGTTTATAAGCAAGAATTTAGGTTTGCCTACACATgcaaaattattattgtagttTTAATGTCTGCAGTAACGGCACTATCCAACCCAGCCTCGATGTTTGAAGCCCAAGTTACTAAAATTGTTAGTTAATGAATGGGCATGTTGATTTGCTCATTGTAGTTGTGTATAGTAAGAAACGTGTCAGTAAACGTGGTATGTCTTCCATATTTTTATCAGattcatgttttttctaaaGTAGTCTTGGTTCATAAACGTGCCAATTGATGCCTTATGCACTCAATATGTGGctgaattcttgttttttctatagTAGAAATGGTTAGTAAATGTGTCAATCAATGCCTTATTCAACTCCATATGCAGTTGGATCCTCGTGTCTCTAGATCAGTCATGGTTAATGAACATGCAAGACATTGTCATATACATAATATATTCACTTGTCTGTCTATAGTGGTCATGATTGCAGTCCATCTTTGACAAAATTACCATCTCTGATTTCCACTGTTAACTTAGTTCCTCCAATATTGAGCCTTATCAGTTATCTCATGCTTTCATTATGGCATATTTTCAGGGTGGCATATCTGTAGCAGTTGTCAGAGGGCTTCTCATTATATGTGCTACACATGTCCATACTCTTTGTGCAAAGGTTGCACAAAAGATGCTGATTATTTGTGTGTAAGAGGGAATAAAGGATTTTGTGGTACATGCATGAGAACTATAATGCTGATTGAAAATATTGCAACAGTGAATCAGGAGAAGGTATGTTAATTGTTAGATGCTATATCTTATTCTAGTTTAACTAGCTTTCTTGGCTTAATTACATCGTGAAAGAGCATCGATGATAAGATTATTGGACTCTTCGGTGTCTTTTGGCACCTCGCTTTCCTTTGTTTTGGGTCGATACCGTTTCCTTTGTCTAGCTTTTATATTGTCTATGGCTTCAGTTCAGGTTTACATTCTGCTGCAAAGCTGTCAATGAAATCTCTTATTCACTTCTGTGCTGTTAAAGTTTGGTTGTCGATGCCTCTGGGGCCGGGAGAGACATGTGTCATTAGctaatagtttttcttttgctgTCTGATTCTGTCAATTTCAGATATTTTCTCTTGTGTGTAACCTGTGCAGGTTCAAGTGGATTTTGATGACACAACTAGCTGGGAGTATCTCTTCAAGGTCTACTGGATTTACTTGAAAGCAAAGCTATCTTTAACAATAGACGAGCTAACTAAAGCTAAAAATCCTTGGAAAGGAGATGACCTAACCAAAGTTAAAAGTCCTTGGAAAGGAGCTGGTGCGATGGCTCCTAAGCAGGAGCCTTCAGGTGAATTTTGTCATAGCAATGATAATAATGGCTCCTTTTCAGACAGCTTCTGTGGAAACCTGGAAATACATgctaagagaagaaaaatggaggACCAACCAAAATTGCACATCGAGGAGAACTCTGTTGTTATGGAAAAATCACGCATTGACCAACTTACGCATCTGCCTGACAGCACATTGTGGGCAACAAAGGAGCTCTTGGATTTTGTTTCACACATGAAAAATGGGGATATGTCTGTGCTATCACAGTTTGATGTTCAGAGTCTTCTGCTAGAATACATAAAAAGAAACGATCTTCGTGATCCTCACCAGAAAAGTCATATTTTTTGTGATTCAAGGCTTATAAAGCTCTTTGGAAAAGAACGTGTGGGTCATTTTGAAATGCTGAAGCTTCTTGAATATCACTTTcttgtaaaagaaaaatctcCAGTGGATGAAACCACTGCTGGTGGTGGCCAGGTTGAGGTGGCTGGAAATAGTGACAGTCAGTTGGGGACAGGTAGTGATCGAAGGCGTAAAACAcgtaaaaaaatagatgagagAGGACCACAGATTAATTGTAATCCAGAGGAATATGCAGCAATTGATGTTCACAATATTAGTTTGCTCTACTTAAAGCGTAGTTTGATGGAGAACTTAATGGATGATGCTGGAAAGTTTCATGAAAAGGTTGTTGGCTCATTTGTGCGAATCAGGATTTCTGGTGGTGATCAAAAACAAGATATGTATAGGCTTGTCCAAGTTGTAGGTATTATTCACCTCACTAGTGCCCCAAATTATATATCAAGAGGAGGAAAAAGATACGCCTCAGTGTTTTCTTCCAACACTATATTATATGTTTAACAGATTAGCAAGTTACTGATGATTTCTTCTGCAGGTATTGGCAAGGCCGCTGAATCATATAAAGTTGGCACAAAAACAACTGATGACATGcttgaaatattaaatttagataAGAAGGAGGTCATATCAATTGATGGGATTTCAAACCAGGACTTCTCAGAGGTGACTAAGACACCATCCTAAATACatgtttcctttcctttttcgaaatattcattttcctttttttgattGCTTACAGTTTGTAGAAACTTTCTTAACCATTTCGAGTTTTTTCTTGATGTGTTATGCTTGATGATGAGATTGTTATAATGAATTTTATGGATGATACAATTCTAAGTTTGACACCAGAATTTTGAATTTACATAACTAAGGATCTAATTCTTTAGTGTTATCTCTACATACTAGAAATGGGTATTTTTGGAAACATGGCACAGATGCCTGGGGGCATAACAAATTGTGGGAGGACGGTTGGTGCAGAAAAGCTTTTGAAGTTGTGTTTAGGGCTGTGAACAGTAAAGTGGATTACTGTAGGTGTGTGTGTGGAGTTTTTGATTGTCAATTGCTGTAGAATTGGCTGAATATGAATGCGGGGATCGTTAAGGGGTCAGTGATGATTATTTAAAGGCTAGAATAATGAAGTTTCATTGCTGGAATTTGCGAGTAAGGTTCAAGGAAGGGTTTCTAGGAATCACATCTGGGAGGAGGAAAGACTAAGCATCTGATCTAGGGTAGAAGTTACAAATGTAATCATAAAACTTCATAGATTTctttaaaatcttgatttgaaTAATGGAAAGACTACTTGACTTATCTTTGTAGTGTTCCTAATCCTATTAAAACTTAATACTCCTAGCAAGAaagcataattaaattttacttaGAATAGGAAAAACCCCATCAAACTCTATTATTTTAGGACTACTAAGAtaccaaatataaaatgaaacccaaatttataaattctcaGCTAACTTGGAAATTTGGAATATCCATGAAGATTTTAGAATACAGAAATGCTCCTAAATTCTAGAACTGAATAAAATACATAAGAACCAATCATTTTCTGGTCGTTGCATTCAATTGTTCTTCAAGCATGGACAGATGTGTGAAGGCCTAGTTCCATGCTTGTGTTCCCTGGATTATCTTGTGATCTGTGAAGAATGGTTCTTTCTGATCTTTACCTATCATGAATGCTGCATCATTTACTTTCCTCTTTTGATTTTCAATGACATGGTAAATGCCAGTTTAATCAGACAAGATATTTGTTTCGGTtgataaagtgtttttttggaaTTGAGTTGTGGAAACCGTGGTCTGAAACAAtaattttgtgtgtttttattgttcatataaGTCTAAAAGTTTGATTAGAAAAGGTACCCAAAcacactttttaatttttagaccTCCTTTTGTTGACTTTACCACAGACACAGCTACAGCCAATTAAAGGTATCAGGTGAAGGTTTAGCAATTTGAACCAAAAGAAATGAACAAGTTTTCCTTCATTTTTGACGTGTTAACTATGTTTCCAGGGTGAATGCAAACGTTTGCGTCAGAGTATAAAATGTGGGCTTATCAAACGGTTAACGGTGGTGAGTGTTTCTGTCATTTTCACTTCTATATCTCAGCTTAAGCATATGTGCCCCTTTGTCACAAACTACTCTATTGGTTATAGGGTGAGATACAGAAGAGAGCAATGGCGATCCAGGATGCCAAAGTTAGGGATGTAAGTTTCATCCTGATAGTCGTGTGTATAAATATAACCCAGATTTCATTTTTCGTTAAGTGTTATATGGTTTTACATTGTCTTTCTTGTTACTGCAAGTGTAATTACTGATCCTGATCATCTCTTGTATATGGCCATACTCTTTTGACCCAGCGTTTGGAAGAAGATATATTAAGGCTTAATCATCTTCGTGACCGAGCAAGTGAAAAAGGACTTAGGAAAGAATATCCTTTGCTGTATGAAACTCTTGTTCCTTTTGGGGTTCTCGTTTTTACCGTGCTTGCTCAGCTTATTTGCTGGTTTTCATCAACCATATTCTGTTTCAATGCTACATTTGAAAATACACCAAGCAAAATCTTTTGCTCGTATTTCATGGATGATGAGAATATTGCAACTAGGTGTGAGGGTGATGAGCACCATTAGTGGGTATGTACTTGATGCCAAGGTGGACGACAAAGGACCCGTCACATTTTCCTGAAAATTCAATGGGCTTGTTctttactccttttttttttttgcaagatcaTCTATCTCAACATTTTACGTGTTGCTAGTCTTGTTCATGAAGTTTGCTGCTTGGCCTGGTTGTTTGATATCATTTTCCTTCAACACTTAGTTTGATTGTTAGAGGTTCTTAGGGAGAAATAGAATTTCTACTGTTGTCGGTGTTGCATTAATTTTAACCAAAGCCTTCCCTACTTGttgtcccttttcttttctactgTCTCCTTGGTGATCGAACATAGAACTGGATAGCATATTCAACATTAGCAACTTAGAGTGTTGTAGAAGGTTTCAATTGATTGCCAGTGCACCATTTTCTAgatatttcatatatataatagaaCTTCATTAAGTATTGCTGTTCCTTGACTATGTTGCACGCTTAGAGAATGTGTGGAGAAATTAGAGCTTCTCAAGTCACCTGAAGAACGTCAGCGCAGGCTGCTTGAGATTCCCGATGTACATGCTGATCCAAATATGAATCCAAGTTATGATTCTGAAGAAGATTCTGGAGAATCACACAAGAAGAAACAAGGTCCCTAGCTATGATTTTGAACAATTTGTGATCAGTAGTTATGCTTGAAGTTGTCTGTAGAAAGTTTAGTTGGTGATTACTTTACTGGCATATATGCAGGTGACCATGCAAGACCAAGAAATTCTAGCGCTGCTAGAAATGGGGCAGCACTCAACTCTTCAATGGGAGGAGGGGATGTCTTGAGTGATAGAGGAAACATGGGACAGAATTTAGCTACTGCTTCTGAGCAGGGTAGAGATACGTGCACAACATCATATGTGGATAGAGATGGTACTAATATGGTTCATGAGAGAGCGAGCGAGTCAATGCAGACTCAGGGAGGAGAACAAACTGGGCTAAATAGTCAGAATGCACCAAAGAACTGGGTAGCTTCTACCGGTTCAATGACTGATGATTGGAAAAGTCAATCAATTGTACAATGTGGATCGTATTCCGGGGTTGTATCACTGAATTTACCACCACCACTTTCTATAGGAAGAGAGCAATTGGTTGATGATATGGAGATGGACAAACTGTGGCACTATCAGGATCCAACTGGAAAAACTCAAGGGCCATTTGCTATGGCCCAACTGCGTAAATGGAGTACAAGTGGGCTTTTCCCTCAAGATTTGAGAGTGTGGAAGATAAATGAGAAGCCTGATGACTCTATTCTTTTGACGGATGCATTGGTTGGGCGATTCCATAAAGGGCCAGCATTGCCTGACAACAGCTACTTGCTGGCTCAAGAAGCAATAGTTGCTTCTGATAAAGATAAAAGGCATGAATTTGATTTGCATCAAAGTGCTGATGCCTCTCTGGTAGACAAGAAAAATATGGATCACTGGAAGTCGGTGCAAAACAATGCAAGTGTCAATTGCAATGATAATGATGCACTTCTAAAAAGCAATGCACTGGGCACCCATTCTTCAAGTTGGACTACAGGTGCGGATGCCATCATTCCTAACAATGGATCGGCTCAACTTGCTCTACAACTCTTGGAATTGTCCAAGGGCTGCAAGTCTTGGTCTGATCAATCCCAGATGTGCAGTTCACTTTCCTCACTTCCATCTTCTGGAAAGATTGGTGAAATTCCACTACCTCAGGCAAAGGAAGAACATGAAGATGAAAAACGGAGTCATGATCTGAGTTATGTAAATGGGAATGCACTCAAGACACCTGAAGGTAAAAATAACATTGGCAAAAGTGAGGATAAACAGGCTGATAGTGAGAGTTATTCAAACCAATCTTCTGGACAGAACTGGAGACCACCCATTAAAAGTTCAAGCGGATGGGATTCCAAGCCGGCTTTTGTTTCTGGGGATAAGTCTGTTGAAACATCTCAGAAGAATGAGGAAATTGATTTCTTTGATTTGCCCAGTCCAACACCAAAGCAGCACCTCAAGGACTTGAAAGGTCATACTGCTGAAAACAATCACTCCATTTCTTCGAAGCTTCCTGTTCTGGATTCAGGATGTAGCTGGAGTACTGCTTCCAGTTTAGTGGTTGGTGGAGCAACGCTAGCTCGAGTAGCTGGTGAATGGGGTGGCTATTCCCCTGCTCCTGTCAAACCTGTTGAGGAATGGGACTCCAATCATGTGTCTGCCTCTTCACTGAAACCTACAGATGGGGGCAGTGATCATGCTTCTACACAGACTCCAGATAGTGGCCCACTGGCACACTCTCCCTCCACTCACCCAGTGATTGATGCATCTGATTGGCAACGCATCATTCCTGAACCTACTGAGTTCTGCTCTTTAGTTGATGAATCTGTTTCAGATCTGTTGGCAGAAGTTGAAGCGATGGAGTCTCTTGGTGGTTTGCCTTCTCCTACTTCAAAACTGCGGTCTGCTGAGGAATTGACACGAGGTTATGATGATGATTGCTTCAGTCCTGTTGATGGGTTTAGCCCAGCACCTGATCCAGGCAAAAGTGATGCATTCAGTTCGACTGCTGATATACAAATACCTTCTCACTTGACTGTAGCGAGCGAAGCACTGCTGTCATGTCACATGCCTTCTGAGCCCACTGTCATAGATAAACCACTTGCTGTATCTCCAATGCCTTCTCAGTTGACTGCAGTCAATGAATCACTTAGGATATCTTGCACGCCTTCTCAGTCCACTATCACAGACGAACCACTAGAGAGATCCCAAAAGCCTTCTCAGTCGACTTTGATAGATGAGCCACTTGGTTTATCGCAGATTGATGTTCCAAACCCTCAAAAGAGCTTCAGTGAACATTCTTCCACAAGTCCTGAAGTGGAAGGTAATACTAAGCCCAATGATGTTCCAGTTAACGAATGGGAAAAAGGTTCAGAAATACAGCCTCTTGTGTCATTAGCTGGTAACCAGGGAGAATCAGGTGCAGACATCCAATCCACAACTCCATCCACGGCCAGTCAATTGGAAGCAGGTTCAGATGTTCAACAACCCACACCATCCCACGGAGATGCTGGTCAGGGAACCATAAATGAAAGAGAAGCACAAGGAAACACGAACATGGTTTGGGGAAACGGTCATGGCGGCACAGGTCAGCAACATGCTAGGACGAATGGAGCCAATTCTGCAGGGAACCCAGGCAGTTGGGGAAGCCAACCAAGGTATGGCGGGGACAGATTTTCTGGTCCAAGAGACCACCGTAACAATTTTCAAGGCAGAGATAGAGATTCTGGTTTTGGTAGGGATAGGTCATCATGGAACAAGCAGCCGTTACATGGTGGTGGAAATGGAGCTAGTACATATAGACCTCCGCCCAAAGGGCAGCGAGTATGTAAATTTTACGAAAGCGGATACTGCAAGAAGGGGGCATCATGTAGTTATTGGCACCCATGATATTTAGGTTCCACTTTTCCATAGGAAAATTGTGTGCATTTAATTCTGTAATCATTATTTGTATCAGCAATTCTGCCCCCTTGTCAATGTTCTAATTTAACTCGTGTATTGAGGTGGCATGAATACATATATATTCTTTGGATAGTCCAGCACAGAGCTGCTTGTTCAACGAACTCAAAAAATCCCTCCTTTCCATAATTTTACCATG is part of the Populus trichocarpa isolate Nisqually-1 chromosome 7, P.trichocarpa_v4.1, whole genome shotgun sequence genome and encodes:
- the LOC7480162 gene encoding zinc finger CCCH domain-containing protein 44-like, whose product is MRQRQEDYRPSIPDATKEEAPLTFDNSVPTSDPMSTDQCQTIPEMEDSQLVGATVSMVTADVDSSKRESVHIVPAVEVSNHVRIAENSTGKRKRGRPPRTQGKLGPPQAPPASSSQRKKRDEEDVCFICFDGGSLVLCDRRGCPKAYHPACIKRDEAFFRSKAKWNCGWHICSSCQRASHYMCYTCPYSLCKGCTKDADYLCVRGNKGFCGTCMRTIMLIENIATVNQEKVQVDFDDTTSWEYLFKVYWIYLKAKLSLTIDELTKAKNPWKGDDLTKVKSPWKGAGAMAPKQEPSGEFCHSNDNNGSFSDSFCGNLEIHAKRRKMEDQPKLHIEENSVVMEKSRIDQLTHLPDSTLWATKELLDFVSHMKNGDMSVLSQFDVQSLLLEYIKRNDLRDPHQKSHIFCDSRLIKLFGKERVGHFEMLKLLEYHFLVKEKSPVDETTAGGGQVEVAGNSDSQLGTGSDRRRKTRKKIDERGPQINCNPEEYAAIDVHNISLLYLKRSLMENLMDDAGKFHEKVVGSFVRIRISGGDQKQDMYRLVQVVGIGKAAESYKVGTKTTDDMLEILNLDKKEVISIDGISNQDFSEGECKRLRQSIKCGLIKRLTVGEIQKRAMAIQDAKVRDRLEEDILRLNHLRDRASEKGLRKELRECVEKLELLKSPEERQRRLLEIPDVHADPNMNPSYDSEEDSGESHKKKQGDHARPRNSSAARNGAALNSSMGGGDVLSDRGNMGQNLATASEQGRDTCTTSYVDRDGTNMVHERASESMQTQGGEQTGLNSQNAPKNWVASTGSMTDDWKSQSIVQCGSYSGVVSLNLPPPLSIGREQLVDDMEMDKLWHYQDPTGKTQGPFAMAQLRKWSTSGLFPQDLRVWKINEKPDDSILLTDALVGRFHKGPALPDNSYLLAQEAIVASDKDKRHEFDLHQSADASLVDKKNMDHWKSVQNNASVNCNDNDALLKSNALGTHSSSWTTGADAIIPNNGSAQLALQLLELSKGCKSWSDQSQMCSSLSSLPSSGKIGEIPLPQAKEEHEDEKRSHDLSYVNGNALKTPEGKNNIGKSEDKQADSESYSNQSSGQNWRPPIKSSSGWDSKPAFVSGDKSVETSQKNEEIDFFDLPSPTPKQHLKDLKGHTAENNHSISSKLPVLDSGCSWSTASSLVVGGATLARVAGEWGGYSPAPVKPVEEWDSNHVSASSLKPTDGGSDHASTQTPDSGPLAHSPSTHPVIDASDWQRIIPEPTEFCSLVDESVSDLLAEVEAMESLGGLPSPTSKLRSAEELTRGYDDDCFSPVDGFSPAPDPGKSDAFSSTADIQIPSHLTVASEALLSCHMPSEPTVIDKPLAVSPMPSQLTAVNESLRISCTPSQSTITDEPLERSQKPSQSTLIDEPLGLSQIDVPNPQKSFSEHSSTSPEVEGNTKPNDVPVNEWEKGSEIQPLVSLAGNQGESGADIQSTTPSTASQLEAGSDVQQPTPSHGDAGQGTINEREAQGNTNMVWGNGHGGTGQQHARTNGANSAGNPGSWGSQPRYGGDRFSGPRDHRNNFQGRDRDSGFGRDRSSWNKQPLHGGGNGASTYRPPPKGQRVCKFYESGYCKKGASCSYWHP